A genomic window from Thunnus maccoyii chromosome 2, fThuMac1.1, whole genome shotgun sequence includes:
- the LOC121882570 gene encoding ATP-dependent RNA helicase DDX39A-like, which yields MAETDVDNELLDYEEDEEPQGAPESATPVNKKEVKGSYVSIHSSGFRDFLLKPELLRAIVDCGFEHPSEVQHECIPQAILGMDILCQAKSGMGKTAVFVLATLQQIEPVDGQVSVLVMCHTRELAFQISKEYERFSKYMPTVKVSVFFGGLAIKKDEEVLKKNCPHIVVGTPGRTLALIRNKTLSVKNIKHFVLDECDKMLEQLDMRRDVQEIFRLTPHEKQVMMFSATLSKEIRPVCRKFMQDPMEVFVDDETKLTLHGLQQYYCKLKDSEKNRKLFDLLDVLEFNQVVIFVKSVHRCVALSQLLVEQNFPAIAIHRGMAQEERLSRYQQFKDFQRRILVATNLFGRGMDIERVNIVFNYDMPEDSDTYLHRVARAGRFGTKGLAVTFVSDETDAKTLNEVQDRFEVNVAELPEEIDISSYIEQSR from the exons ATGGCAGAGACTGATGTTGATAATGAACTTCTGGACTATGAAGAGGACGAGGAGCCCCAAGGAGCCCCCGAGAGTGCGACCCCAGTGAACAAGAAGGAAGTGAAGGGGTCCTATGTGTCCATCCACAGCTCAGGCTTCAGAGATTTTCTCCTTAAACCAGAGCTGCTCCGTGCCATTGTGGACTGTGGTTTTGAACATCCCTCTGAAG tccaACATGAGTGTATTCCTCAAGCTATCCTCGGCATGGACATCCTGTGTCAGGCCAAGTCTGGTATGGGAAAGACAGCGGTGTTTGTACTGGCCACCCTGCAGCAGATTGAACCTGTGGATGGTCAG GTGTCTGTCCTCGTTATGTGCCACACACGAGAGTTGGCCTTCCAGATCAGCAAAGAGTACGAGCGCTTCTCCAAGTACATGCCCACCGTCAAGGTGTCGGTGTTCTTCGGCGGCCTGGCCATCAAGAAGGACGAGGAGGTCCTGAAGAAGAACTGCCCTCACATTGTCGTCGGAACTCCCGGACGTACTCTGGCCCTCATCCGCAACAAGACCCTCAGCGTGAAGAACATCAAACACTTTGTGCTCGACGAGTGCGATAAGATGCTGGAGCAGCTGG acATGAGGCGTGACGTCCAGGAAATCTTCAGGCTGACACCTCATGAGAAGCAGGTCATGATGTTCAGCGCCACGCTAAGCAAGGAGATCCGTCCCGTCTGCCGCAAGTTCATGCAGGAT CCCATGGAGGTGTTCGTGGATGACGAGACCAAGCTGACACTTCATGGCTTACAGCAGTATTACTGCAAGTTGAAGGACAGCGAGAAGAACCGAAAGCTTTTTGACCTGCTCGATGTGCTCGAGTTTAACCAG GTGGTGATCTTCGTGAAGTCAGTGCATCGCTGCGTGGCTCTGTCCCAGCTGCTGGTGGAGCAGAACTTCCCCGCTATCGCCATCCACAGGGGAATGGCTCAGGAGGAGAG GTTATCCCGGTACCAGCAGTTCAAAGACTTCCAGCGGCGGATCCTGGTGGCAACCAACCTGTTCGGCCGTGGCATGGATATCGAGCGAGTCAACATCGTCTTCAACTACGACATGCCGGAGGATTCTGACACATACCTTCACAGA GTGGCCCGTGCTGGCAGGTTTGGGACCAAAGGCCTGGCTGTCACCTTTGTGTCAGACGAGACCGACGCCAAGACCCTGAATGAGGTCCAAGACCGCTTCGAGGTCAACGTAGCAGAGCTACCAGAGGAGATTGATATCTCCTCCTACA TTGAACAGTCCAGATGA